The following coding sequences lie in one Rutidosis leptorrhynchoides isolate AG116_Rl617_1_P2 chromosome 4, CSIRO_AGI_Rlap_v1, whole genome shotgun sequence genomic window:
- the LOC139842514 gene encoding uncharacterized protein, producing the protein SSQASHPDWPNHGGDLRNRRYAYGETKISAATVANLKLKWKFVAGKDISATPAIYNNTIYVPSWNGKIYALDALDGSVIWQQEIGELTGFNSASTVGVVVGVNWTVSRSTPTVADEILIVGLYGPAYVVGLKRSNGELVWSKQLDTHNYSLITMSGTFYKSAFYVGTSSLEESLSIESCCTFRGSFSKLNAKNGNIIWQTYMLPNNYGSKDEYAGAALWGSSPSIDKHRNTVYIATGNLYSAPLNVTQCQEAQNNQTTPTEKDKCIEPENHSNSILALDLYSGDIKWYQQLGGYDVWFRACNNLSTSGCPPGPNPDADFGEAPMILTVNSHGNKHDIVVAVQKSGFAWALDRDNGSIVWSKEAGPGGPGGGGTWGSATDGETVYTNIANSGRRNFTLKPSNTTTTSGGWVSMDGTNGNILWSTANPSNATASGPVSLANGVLFAGSTNGSGPIYAMSAATGKILWSYKTGASVYGGMSISNGCIYVGSGYKVSVGLYNPAYTPGTTLFAFCILP; encoded by the exons TCATCACAGGCAAGTCATCCTGATTGGCCAAACCATGGTGGCGATTTAAGAAATCGTAGATACGCATATGGTGAAACAAAGATTAGCGCTGCAACTGTGGCTAACCTTAAGCTGAAGTGGAAATTTGTGGCTGGGAAAGATATAAGTGCAACACCAGCAATATACAACAACACCATATATGTTCCTAGTTGGAATGGTAAAATATATGCACTTGACGCGTTAGACGGGTCAGTTATTTGGCAACAAGAAATCGGCGAGTTAACAGGATTTAACTCGGCTTCAACTGTAGGTGTCGTAGTAGGAGTGAATTGGACCGTGTCCAGGTCCACTCCGACTGTTGCTGATGAAATTTTGATCGTTGGATTATATGGACCGGCTTACGTTGTAGGACTTAAACGTAGCAATGGCGAGCTCGTTTGGTCTAAGCAGCTCGATACACATAATTATTCTCTTATCACCATGTCTGGAACTTTTTATAAAAG CGCTTTCTATGTGGGAACTTCATCGCTAGAAGAAAGTTTAAGCATTGAATCATGTTGTACATTTAGAGGTAGTTTCTCCAAATTAAATGCCAAAAATGGCAACATCATATGGCAAACCTACATGTTGCCAAACAATTACGGTAGCAAGGACGAATACGCTGGTGCCGCCTTATGGGGCAGCAGTCCGTCCATCGACAAACACCGCAACACAGTCTATATTGCCACTGGTAACTTATATTCAGCCCCACTAAATGTCACACAATGCCAAGAAGCACAAAACAATCAAACAACACCTACAGAAAAAGATAAATGCATAGAGCCCGAAAACCATTCAAATTCAATCCTAGCGCTCGATTTGTATTCAGGGGATATTAAATGGTATCAACAGTTAGGAGGTTACGATGTATGGTTTCGTGCTTGTAATAATCTTTCAACTTCAGGGTGTCCGCCTGGGCCTAATCCAGACGCAGATTTTGGTGAAGCACCAATGATATTAACCGTTAATAGTCATGGAAACAAGCATGATATTGTGGTTGCTGTACAAAAAAGTGGGTTTGCGTGGGCTTTGGATCGTGACAACGGTAGTATTGTATGGTCTAAG GAAGCGGGACCTGGAGGGCCCGGTGGAGGAGGTACATGGGGATCTGCAACCGATGGAGAGACGGTTTACACCAACATTGCCAATAGTGGACGAAGAAACTTTACGTTAAAGCCATCAAATACTACAACGACTAGCGGTGGATGGGTGTCAATGGATGGCACGAACGGCAATATATTATGGTCAACCGCAAATCCAAGTAATGCGACTGCAAGTGGCCCTGTGAGCTTAGCCAATGGCGTTTTGTTTGCTGGATCAACTAACGGGAGTGGACCTATTTATGCTATGAGTGCTGCAACCGGAAAAATTTTGTGGTCCTACAAAACCGGAGCCAGTGTGTATGGTGGCATGTCCATAAGCAATGGTTGCATTTATGTTGGAAGTGGTTACAAAGTAAGTGTAGGACTTTATAATCCTGCTTACACTCCTGGAACAACATTATTTGCCTTCTGCATTCTTCCATAG